One part of the Nymphaea colorata isolate Beijing-Zhang1983 chromosome 8, ASM883128v2, whole genome shotgun sequence genome encodes these proteins:
- the LOC116259247 gene encoding presequence protease 1, chloroplastic/mitochondrial-like: MERVVLLRSLSCTTACRRAFPSRPKLFARHLSSLNKHVQRTNRSFSLRNRGCPRFILAPHVLLRRSFSLTPQAVATPSSKPTPQETSRTSDVAEKLGFERVSEEWVPECKANAVLYRHKKTGAQVMSVSNDDENKVFGIVFRTPPKDSTGIPHILEHSVLCGSRKYPLKEPFVELLKGSLHTFLNAFTYPDRTCYPVASTNNKDFYNLVDVYLDAVFFPKCVEDFQTFQQEGWHYELNDPAEEISYKGVVFNEMKGVYSQPDNILSRISQQALFPDNTYGVDSGGDPRVIPKLTFEEFKEFHRKYYHPSNAKIWFYGDDDPDERFRILSAFLDQFDASSAADESKIDRQRLFSDPVRVVEKYPAGDAGDLKKRHMVCLNWLLSDEPFDLETELTFGFLDHLMLGTPASPLRRILLESGLGDAIVGGGIDDELLQPQFSIGLKGVSEDDVQKVEELIMNTLNKLADEGFDEEAVEASMNTIEFSLRENNTGSFPRGLSLMLRSMGKWIYDMDPFEPLKYEKPLEALKARISKEGSKAVFSPVLKKYILDNPHRVAIEMQPDPEKASKEEAEEKEMLQKVKACMTEEDLAELAQATQELRIKQETPDPPEALKCVPSLSLQDIPKKPIHVPTEIGEINGVKVLKHDLFTNDVLYAEAVFDMSSLKPELIPLVPLFCQSLLEMGTKDMDFIQLNQLIGRKTGGISVYPFTSSIRGKDEPCSHMIVRGKAMAGRVEDLFDLMNTVLQQVQLTDQQRFKQFVSQSKARMENRLRGSGHGIAASRMDAKLNVAGWISEQMGGISYLEFLQSLEKQVDQEWESISSSLEEIRRSLLSKEGSLINLTADGKILSSTEKHVARFLDLLPREKATANVSWNGLLSPGHECIVIPTQVNYVGKAANLYENGYQLNGSAYVISKYIGNTWLWDRVRVSGGAYGGFCDFDTHSGVFSYLSYRDPNLLKTIDVYDRTADFLREIELDEDCLTKAIIGTIGDVDAYQLPDAKGYSSLLRHLLGVTEEERQKRREEILSTSVKDFREFAEAVDAVRHKGVVVAVASADDVTTAHSERSGFFEVKKVL, from the exons ATGGAGAGGGTGGTGCTGCTGCGTTCCTTATCCTGCACTACAGCTTGCAGGAGGGCTTTCCCTTCGCGGCCAAAGCTGTTCGCTAGGCATTTATCTTCTCTAAACAAGCACGTCCAGAGGACCAATAGGAGCTTTTCCCTCAGAAACAGAGGCTGCCCACGATTTATCCTGGCCCCTCATGTTCTTCTTAGGAGGAGCTTCTCGTTGACACCTCAGGCCGTTGCGACACCGTCTTCTAAGCCTACACCTCAAG AAACAAGTCGAACGAGTGATGTTGCTGAGAAACTTGGGTTCGAGAGGGTTTCAGAAGAATGGGTTCCAGAATGCAAGGCGAATGCAGTTCTTTATAGGCACAAGAAAACAGGTGCGCAGGTTATGTCGGTATCGAATGACGATGAGAACAAGGTTTTTGGCATAGTCTTCCGTACTCCTCC AAAGGACTCAACTGGGATACCTCACATACTAGAGCACAGTGTTTTGTGTGGATCAAGAAAGTATCCACTTAAAGAACCTTTTGTTGAGCTCTTAAAGGGTAGCCTGCACACATTTCTCAATGCATTTACATATCCAGATCGGACATGCTATCCAGTTGCATCTACGAACAATAAG GATTTCTATAATTTGGTTGATGTATATCTGGATGCTGTTTTCTTTCCCAAATGTGTTGAggattttcaaacatttcaacAAGAGGGTTGGCACTATGAGCTCAATGATCCTGCAGAAGAGATATCTTATAAAG GTGttgtttttaatgaaatgaaaggCGTTTATTCACAACCTGATAACATATTGTCAAGGATATCCCAACAG GCTCTCTTTCCTGATAATACTTATGGTGTGGACAGTGGAGGAGACCCACGGGTTATTCCCAAACTTACTTTTGAAGAATTCAAG GAATTTCATCGGAAATATTACCATCCCAGCAATGCAAAGATCTGGTTCTATGGCGATGATGACCCCGATGAGAGATTCCGGATCTTAAGTG CATTCTTGGATCAGTTTGATGCAAGTTCTGCAGCTGACGAATCAAAGATTGATCGTCAAAGGCTGTTTTCTGATCCTGTCAGGGTTGTTGAGAAATATCCTGCTGGAGATGCTGGTGATTTGAAGAAGAGGCACATGGTTTGCCTTAATTGGCTTCTATCTGATGAGCCGTTTGATTTAGAAACTGAGTTAACCTTTGGCTTCTTAGATCATCTTATGTTGGGAACTCCTGCCTCTCCATTGAGAAGAATTCTCCTTGAAAGTGGCCTTGGAGACGCAATTGTCGGTGGTGGAATTGATGATGAACTCCTTCAGCCTCAATTTAGTATTGGTTTGAAGGGTGTTTCTGAAGATGATGTCCAGAAGGTGGAGGAGCTAATAATGAACACCCTAAACAAGTTAGCAGATGAAGGTTTTGATGAAGAAGCAGTGGAAGCTTCAATGAACACAATTGAGTTTTCTCTTCGGGAGAACAATACTGGTTCATTTCCTAGAGGCCTGTCTTTGATGCTTCGATCCATG GGGAAATGGATTTATGATATGGACCCATTTGAGCCTTTGAAGTATGAGAAACCTCTAGAAGCTTTGAAAGCACGGATTTCCAAGGAAGGGTCAAAAGCTGTTTTCTCACCAGTGCTGAAGAAGTACATTTTGGACAATCCTCATCGTGTTGCGATTGAGATGCAG CCTGACCCAGAAAaagcttcaaaagaagaagCTGAGGAGAAAGAAATGCTACAGAAAGTCAAAGCATGTATGACAGAAGAAGATCTTGCAGAGCTAGCACAGGCAACTCAGGAACTTCGGATAAAGCAGGAAACTCCTGATCCACCTGAAGCCCTCAAATGTGTGCCAAGCCTTTCATTGCAAGATATTCCAAAAAAACCCATACATGTGCCAACAGAG ATTGGTGAGATCAATGGTGTAAAAGTCTTGAAGCATGACCTCTTCACAAATGATGTACTCTATGCGGAAGCAGTGTTTGATATGAGTTCCCTGAAGCCAGAGCTTATTCCTCTCGTACCACTGTTTTG CCAATCTTTGCTTGAGATGGGTACCAAAGATATGGATTTCATTCAGCTTAATCAATTAATTGGACGAAAGACTGGAGGGATATCAGTATACCCTTTCACATCCTCAATAAGAGGGAAAGATGAGCCATGCAGTCACATGATAGTTCGTGGTAAAGCTATGGCAGGAAGAGTTGAAGACCTATTCGACCTG ATGAACACTGTACTCCAGCAAGTTCAGCTCACTGATCAGCAACGGTTCAAGCAATTTGTCTCTCAAAGCAAAGCAAGAATGGAG AATCGATTGAGGGGCAGTGGTCATGGTATAGCTGCTTCAAGGATGGATGCAAAGTTAAATGTTGCAGGATGGATTTCTGAGCAGATGGGTGGTATCAG CTATCTGGAATTCTTACAAAGCCTTGAAAAACAAGTCGACCAAGAATGGGAATCCATTTCCTCCTCTCTTGAGGAGATACGCAGATCATTACTCTCCAAAGAGGGCTCCCTGATCAATTTAACTGCTGATGGCAAAATCCTGTCAAGCACAGAGAAGCACGTAGCCAGATTTCTTGATTTGCTTCCTAGGGAGAAGGCCACTGCAAATGTTTCTTGGAATGGTCTCCTTTCTCCGGGGCATGAGTGCATAGTTATTCCTACCCAG GTGAATTATGTTGGTAAGGCTGCTAATCTTTATGAGAATGGTTACCAGCTAAATGGTAGTGCCTATGTCATTTCAAAGTATATAGGAAATACATGGCTGTGGGACCGAGTTCGTGTAAGTGGTGGTGCATATGGAGGATTCTGTGACTTTGACACACACTCAG GTGTCTTCTCTTATCTATCATATCGAGACCCAAATTTATTGAAGACTATAGATGTATACGATCGAACAGCAGATTTTCTTCGTGAAATAGAGTTAGATGAAGATTGCCTTACAAAAGCAATTATTGGAACAATTGGAGATGTTGACGCATATCAACTGCCAGACGCCAAAGGCTACAGTAG TTTGTTGCGGCATTTGTTAGGCGTTACAGAGGAGGAAAGACAGAAGAGGCGTGAGGAAATCCTCTCTACGAG TGTGAAGGACTTCCGTGAGTTTGCAGAGGCGGTTGATGCAGTTAGACACAAAGGGGTTGTCGTTGCTGTTGCATCTGCTGATGATGTTACGACAGCACACAGTGAGCGATCTGGATTCTTTGAAGTCAAAAAGGTCCTGTAA
- the LOC116259249 gene encoding 2-hydroxyisoflavanone dehydratase-like: protein MDPSSQIVHDFPPFLRVYRDGRVERFRAVDFVPPGLDPGTGVTSKDVVLKPESGVSIRLYHPPLCEEEVKEGVENEEKKGLFPIIFYIHGGAFCIESAFSTYYHSYLNSLVAESRAVAVSVEYRLAPEHPVPTAYLDCWAALQWVVRQAEGGAGAEPWLKEHGDFGRLFLAGDSAGANVAHHLAMAAGGAPAFVPISAEDLPIKVSGIVLVHPFFFGRNPGNDRVWEMVCPTTPGIDDPLVNLVATGGPEISRLECRRVLVLVAGNDFLRDRGCWYEEVLTGSGWSGSVEIVEHQGENHVFHLIDRKCENAEDLMRHVVSFINRS, encoded by the coding sequence ATGGATCCGTCCTCGCAGATCGTCCATGATTTCCCGCCCTTCCTGCGCGTCTACAGAGATGGCCGCGTCGAGAGGTTCCGTGCAGTCGACTTCGTTCCCCCAGGTCTCGACCCAGGAACCGGCGTTACCTCTAAAGACGTTGTCTTGAAGCCGGAATCCGGCGTCTCCATCCGCCTCTACCACCCACCCCTCTGCGAGGAGGAGGTTAAGGAGGGAGTGGAGAACGAGGAAAAGAAGGGCCTCTTCCCCATCATCTTCTACATCCATGGTGGTGCCTTCTGCATCGAGTCGGCCTTCTCCACCTATTATCACTCCTACCTCAACTCCCTCGTTGCCGAGTCTCGCGCCGTCGCGGTTTCCGTTGAATACCGCCTCGCACCGGAGCACCCCGTTCCCACTGCCTACCTCGACTGCTGGGCGGCCCTCCAGTGGGTGGTGCGCCAAGCCGAAGGAGGAGCCGGAGCTGAGCCATGGCTGAAGGAACACGGCGACTTTGGCCGCTTATTCTTGGCTGGAGACAGCGCCGGTGCGAACGTCGCCCACCATCTAGCCATGGCCGCCGGTGGCGCCCCGGCGTTCGTGCCGATTTCCGCCGAAGACTTGCCGATCAAGGTGTCGGGAATCGTTCTGGTCCACCCGTTCTTCTTCGGGCGGAATCCGGGCAATGACCGCGTGTGGGAGATGGTCTGCCCCACCACGCCGGGGATTGATGATCCGCTGGTCAACCTGGTGGCGACCGGTGGGCCGGAGATATCGCGGCTGGAGTGCAGGCGCGTGCTAGTGTTGGTGGCGGGCAACGATTTCTTGAGAGACAGAGGATGCTGGTACGAAGAGGTGCTGACGGGCAGCGGGTGGAGCGGCTCCGTGGAGATTGTGGAACACCAGGGAGAGAACCACGTCTTCCACCTCATTGATCGTAAGTGCGAGAACGCTGAGGATCTCATGAGGCACGTCGTTTCCTTCATAAATCGATCCTGA